The following are encoded together in the Lathyrus oleraceus cultivar Zhongwan6 chromosome 3, CAAS_Psat_ZW6_1.0, whole genome shotgun sequence genome:
- the LOC127130612 gene encoding uncharacterized protein LOC127130612 → MNLNVATDGALMDKPYEDAYQLIENMVQNHFQWGGERTSTVKPTTKNGMHEVNGIDHINAKVDALTQKIENLTVTPTTVVAVVAPNCELCGTPGHTNAECQLLAGIPTDQVNYAQGNPYSNIYNPGRRNHPNFSYKNNNALFAPNLAPVVPPGYQKAAPTAPQAPRKSNLELMIENFMNV, encoded by the coding sequence ATGAATTTAAACGTTGCAACTGACGGCGCTTTAATGGACAAACCTTATGAAGAcgcctatcaactcattgaaaacatggtACAAAACCATTTCCAATGGGGAGGTGAGAGAACTTCTACAGTAAAACCAACTACGAAGAACGGAATGCACGAAGTCAATGGCATAGACCACATCAATGCTAAAGTGGATGCTCTTACTCAAAAGATTGAGAACTTAACCGTAACCCCGACAACTGTTGTAGCTGTTGTGGCACCCAACTGTGAATTATGCGGAACCCCTGGGCATACTAATGCTGAATGTCAATTATTGGCTGGTATTCCTACCGACCAAGTAAACTACGCCCAAGGAAACCCATATTCCAACATCTACAATCCTGGCAGGAGAAATCATCCAAACTTTTCTTATAAAAACAACAATGCTTTGTTTGCACCAAACCTAGCACCTGTTGTACCTCCAGGTTATCAGAAAGCAGCCCCCACTGCTCCACAAGCACCTAGAAAGTCAAATCTCGAACTCATGATAGAAAACTTTATGAACGTCTAA